The sequence CGCAGTGCATGACCTGGTGGGACACCTACGCCATGCTGGACAACATCCGTGATCACAGCCTGGCGGTTACCCATGTGGCCACAACCATTACCCGCATGACCCTTGAAAAGGCGCCGAACCTGCCTGCATCCTGCAATCTTCTGGAAACGGTCACGGCCGCCGCACTTCTTCACGATCTGGCCAAAACCTACTGCATCCGTCACGGCGGCAATCACGCCCAGGTCGGTGCGGCATGGGTTGTGGCCCTGACCGGCAATCCGGCCATTGGTCATGCCGTGTTCCATCACGTTTTCTGGCCCGGCAGGATTGATGTCAGAAATCATTTCATCCCTCTGGTGGTCGCTTATGGCGACAAACGGGTCAGACACAACGAGATCGTTTCCCTTGAAGACCGCATGGAAGATCTCATGCTCCGCTATGGAACCTCTACCTCTCGCAGGAAGATGATCCTCAGGGCCCACGATCAAATCATAACCATTGAACAACAACTTGAACAACTCACGGGAGTTCCGCTTCATGCGCATTCTTTTGATAGCCGGCGGCTGGTCCAGTGAACGGGAAATCGCCCTGCTCGGGGCCCGGGAAATCACCAAGGCCCTGCACGACCTTGGCCATGACGTCGTTTTTCTTGATCCTGCTCACGACCTTGGCAATCTGATTTCTGCGGCTGAATCATGCGATTTTGCCTTTATCAACCTGCATGGATCCCCGGGCGAAGACGGCCTTGTCCAGTCTCTTCTCGACACCGTCCCCATCCCCTACCAGGGAGCAGGACCTGCGGCTTCCCAACTGGCCCTGAACAAGGTGGCCACCAAAATGATCTACCAGCGCCATGGGGTGAACACCCCCAACTGGGCCTTTATCCCGGCTGTGGATCGAAAAAAACCATCAACGATTTCCCTGCCTTTTCCCCGGGTCATCAAGCCCTGCACCGCAGGATCCAGTGTCGGTATCTTTTTTGCCCGATCCCCCCAGGACTTTGAAGCAGCCCTGGGGCAC comes from Desulfoplanes formicivorans and encodes:
- a CDS encoding HD domain-containing protein, translating into MTWWDTYAMLDNIRDHSLAVTHVATTITRMTLEKAPNLPASCNLLETVTAAALLHDLAKTYCIRHGGNHAQVGAAWVVALTGNPAIGHAVFHHVFWPGRIDVRNHFIPLVVAYGDKRVRHNEIVSLEDRMEDLMLRYGTSTSRRKMILRAHDQIITIEQQLEQLTGVPLHAHSFDSRRLVQ
- a CDS encoding D-alanine--D-alanine ligase family protein; amino-acid sequence: MRILLIAGGWSSEREIALLGAREITKALHDLGHDVVFLDPAHDLGNLISAAESCDFAFINLHGSPGEDGLVQSLLDTVPIPYQGAGPAASQLALNKVATKMIYQRHGVNTPNWAFIPAVDRKKPSTISLPFPRVIKPCTAGSSVGIFFARSPQDFEAALGHEALAGQDLLVEEQIRGQEITCAVLDDTPLPPVLIIPKKGTFFDYTSKYEDQGAEEICPAPLEDSLLAEIQHMALTAHRILGIKDYSRTDFIVDDRQCAFALETNTLPGMTSASLLPKEALAAGMSFKDLIGRLITLGMRKST